A single genomic interval of Apis cerana isolate GH-2021 linkage group LG2, AcerK_1.0, whole genome shotgun sequence harbors:
- the LOC107992498 gene encoding GPI transamidase component PIG-T — MIKILFFIFVIFIKFIFCQNDFFDEELMLKPLSNNYVYAYFQFTTVWETTKDIKTFQHSHLFPRGLGEIISRHNVDELHLTLTKGLWNYQKWGYPYHDAGPGAEIFTWFHKDVTNVDMEWEGLTNALAGLFCASLNFVNSANSISPEFTFRPTGVVEHNVNSSHLRYSSLPREIVCTENLTPFKKLLPCNSKKGLATLLNSAYIHNTNYHSIGIHFRIICSNMICTKTSLELRQSVSLIYDTMTDASQDWSIRKFFGIGIRGACPLATLSNVYIDISNNGTNQVYELVPPPSAKIISLRGGQLNEIAVYDIRSHSTKGIFNIGVLYNTTHTAGLNYPSILFANRYIIGYGQERGSLVTKIYNNYWRTLDIILLESIPWYLPVYLHSVTITCGTKNIIPLAQRYLPGKERKSPYHLELILRLPPQSVTKFSIEMEYSFLKWQEYPPDANHGFYMGPAIITALLPIARNYSALPLDGSTITSSFNASREGYIVQLRTESLLISLPTPDFSMPYNVICLACTAVAMAFGPLHNISTKRLVLKRVEMDWKEKLFSFLIKKIVKPKKKQE, encoded by the exons atgattaaaatattattttttatctttgtcatatttataaaattcatattttgtcAAAATGACTTTTTTGATGaagaattaatgttaaaaccattatcaaataattatgtctatgcatattttcaatttactaCGGTATGGGAAACTACAAAAGACATAAAAACGT ttcAACATTCTCATTTATTTCCAAGAGGCCTTGGTGAAATCATAAGTCGTCATAATGTAGATGAACTACATCTTACATTAACTAAAGGTTTATGGAATTATCAAAAATGGGGATATCCTTATCATGATGCCGGTCCCGGTGCTGAAATATTTACATGGTTTCATAAAGATGTCACCaa TGTTGATATGGAATGGGAAGGTTTAACAAATGCTTTAGCTGGTTTATTTTGTGCTTCCttgaattttgttaattctGCAAATAGTATCTCTCCAGAATTTACATTCCGACCTACAGGTGTAGTAGAACATAATGTCAATTCTAGTCATTTACGCTATTCATCATTACCAAGAGAAATAGTTTGTACTGAAAATTTAACTCCATTTAAGAAACTATTGCCATGTAATTCTAAG aaaggTTTGGCAACCTTATTAAATTCTGcttatattcataatacaaattatcattCCATTGGAATacattttcgaattatatgcTCTAACATGATCTGTACTAAAACATCATTAGAGTTACGTCAGTCTGTTTCATTGATATATGATACTATGACGGATGCATCACag GACTGgtcaattcgaaaatttttcggaATAGGTATTAGAGGAGCATGCCCTCTTGCTACATTAAGCAATGTATATATTGACATATCTAATAATGGTACAAATCAAGTTTATGAATTAGTACCACCACCGAGTGCAAAAATCATTAGTCTTCGAGGAGgacaattaaatgaaattgcagTTTATGATATAAGATCACATTCCAcaaaaggaatatttaatattggagTTCTATATAATACTACTCACACAGCTGGTTTAAATTATCCTTCAATTTTGTTTGCAAATAGATATATCATtg gATATGGACAAGAAAGAGGTAGTTtagtaacaaaaatttacaataattactgGCGAACACtcgacattattttattagaaagtaTTCCATGGTATTTGCCAGTATATTTACATTCTGTCACAATAACTTGtggaacaaaaaatattataccat TGGCACAACGTTATCTGCCAGgcaaggaaaggaaaagtcCTTAccatttagaattaattttacgcTTACCACCGCAATCGGTAACTAAATTCTCTATAGAAAtggaatattcttttcttaaatggcAAGAATATCCACCGGATGCTAATCATGGATTTTATATGGGTCCCGCTATAATCACTGCATTACTTCCGATCGCAAGAAATTATAGTGCATTACCGCTCGATGGAAGTACTATAACGTCaag ttttaaCGCTTCAAGAGAAGGATACATAGTACAATTAAGAActgaatctttattaattagcCTGCCTACACCTGATTTTAGTATGCCGTACAATGTAATTTGTTTAGCTTGTACAGCAGTTGCTATGGCCTTTGGACCACTCCATAACATTTCAACTAAAAGATTAGTTTTAAAACGTGTTGAAATGGATTGGAAGGagaaattgttttcatttttaattaaaaaaattgttaaaccaaagaaaaaacaagaataa
- the LOC107992497 gene encoding uncharacterized protein LOC107992497 isoform X2, with product MRYSMLQEQEYGVALPQNRLPNEINESVTIDTDTIEPENNNPIEEGSMVSNLPLLFANGHPTSLEKITLAQLERFVTFMVQCSLGHDTNEVISVPQWWPKEVKFSNPLIRPKRVNDNWMANLKKLVFRCYTYHRSEYLLRFCSYLARYPQEDLEYVNNWDSTTSLYHKNTGKLLVTFRNENMNYDKRERSPRKKLLSCSGVISSYNKSKQQQHSMMMVEHQQNVDLSTEDIYLCDNCDAEFIGLEKMKEHERVCYEQEQNGNNSRPTTPELSIIEPELKQDQFLEYFQLCSINSESKSAENSNGATTVNNNNNNNNNIIRRTSRRVRGAINFTRCPTIPFSSPAGILLAKKSKAMTEETQQERLERIERHLIAPVLNNSSRPKWLEADIDHDKWIVTYKPNREKMACDYVHQYKFANSLKKKPMLSIQSQLLYVLCRPVFVLLKRLTEEQMYNLERNPSKYQCLVRNISIDNRGSISEDEKTKPNISSKRKAPNDESDLNETKENEKIVFNEINVVELTNFEGKNLCDENNTTIIHSIKETTLCVKPPNEITVIDLCSSDEEENPCIFTSSDKNKDSMNCVSEDVTNSLLEKLSSNKFQLKSHICSTQQKSEWLSNNILNNDSENYTSKYHSTMLNTRTSLSPILESTP from the exons ATGAGATATTCAATGTTACAAGAACAAGAATATGGGGTAGCTTTACCTCAAAATCGATTGcccaatgaaataaatgaatctgTGACAATTGATACAGATACTATTGAaccagaaaataataatcctaTAGAAGAAGGTTCTATGGTATCAAATCTTCCTCTTTTGTTTGCCAATGGACACCCAACATCGctagaaaaaattacattg gcACAGTTAGAACGTTTTGTTACATTTATGGTACAGTGCTCTTTAGGTCATGATACCAATGAAGTGATCAGTGTACCACAATGGTGGCCAAAAgaagttaaattttcaaatccttTAATAAGACCTAAAAGAGTAAATGAT aattggatggctaatttgaaaaaattagtatttagATGTTATACATACCACAGAAGCGAATATCTTTTACGCTTTTGTTCATATCTTGCACGATATCCACAAGAAGATTTGGAATATGTCAACAATTGGGATTCCACGACAAGTTTATATCACAAAAATACTGGCAAATTATTAGTAacatttcgaaatgaaaatatg aattatgacaaaagagaaagaagtcctcgaaaaaagttattatcttGTAGTGGAGTAATTTCCTCTTATAATAAGTcaaaacaacaacaacattCCATGATGATGGTTGAACATCAACAAAACGTTGATTTATCAACGGAAGATATTTATCTATGTGACAATTGTGATGCTGAATTTATAGGCCTAGAGAAAATGAAG GAACACGAACGTGTATGTTATGAACAAGAACAAAACGGAAATAATTCGCGACCTACAACACCAGAATTGTCTATTATAGAACCTGAATTAAAACAAGATCAGTTCTTGGAATATTTTCAGTTGTGTTCAATAAACTCAGAATCTAAATCTGCTGAAAACAGCAATGGTGCTACaacagttaataataataataataacaataacaacattATTAGACGCACCTCCCGTCGTGTTCGCGGAGCTATCAATTTTACAAGATGTCCAactattcctttttcttctcccgcTGGTATATTATTAGctaaaaaatcaaaagcaATGACAGAAGAAACACAACAAGAAAGACTAGAAAGGATAGAAAGACATCTTATTGCTCCTGTTTTAAACAATTCATCTAGACCAAAGTGGTTAGAAGCAGATATTGATCATGATAAATGGATTGTTACATATAAACCAAATCGAGAAAAGATGGCATGTGATTATGttcatcaatataaatttgcaaattctcttaaaaaaaaaccaa tGTTAAGCATACAATCACAATTATTATACGTTCTTTGTCGACCtgtttttgttcttttaaaaCGATTAACCGAAGAACAAATGTATAATCTTGAACGAAATCCGTCAAAATATCAGTGTCttgttcgaaatatttcaatcgataACAGAGGATCGATATCAGaagatgaaaaaacaaaaccaAACATTTCTTCAAAACGTAAAGCTCCAAATGACGAAAGTGATTTAAACGagacgaaagaaaatgaaaaaatagttttcaatgaaattaatgttgTAGAGTTAACCAATTTCGAAGGTAAAAATCTTTGTGACGAAAATAATACGACTATCATTCATTCAATTAAAGAGACCACATTGTGTGTAAAACCACCGAATGAAATTACGGTGATTGATCTTTGCTCTtcagatgaagaagaaaatccatgtatttttacatcttcggataaaaataaagattcgatGAATTGTGTATCTGAAGATGTAACAAATTCGTTATTAGAAAAGCtttcttcgaataaatttcaattaaaatctcATATTTGTTCAACACAACAAAAAAGCGAATGGttgtcgaataatattttaaacaatgatAGTGAAAATTATACAAGCAAGTATCATAGTACAATGTTAAATACACGTACAAGTTTATCCCCAATCCTTGAATCAACACCATAA
- the LOC107992497 gene encoding uncharacterized protein LOC107992497 isoform X1 has translation MYRIRDNFEDMRYSMLQEQEYGVALPQNRLPNEINESVTIDTDTIEPENNNPIEEGSMVSNLPLLFANGHPTSLEKITLAQLERFVTFMVQCSLGHDTNEVISVPQWWPKEVKFSNPLIRPKRVNDNWMANLKKLVFRCYTYHRSEYLLRFCSYLARYPQEDLEYVNNWDSTTSLYHKNTGKLLVTFRNENMNYDKRERSPRKKLLSCSGVISSYNKSKQQQHSMMMVEHQQNVDLSTEDIYLCDNCDAEFIGLEKMKEHERVCYEQEQNGNNSRPTTPELSIIEPELKQDQFLEYFQLCSINSESKSAENSNGATTVNNNNNNNNNIIRRTSRRVRGAINFTRCPTIPFSSPAGILLAKKSKAMTEETQQERLERIERHLIAPVLNNSSRPKWLEADIDHDKWIVTYKPNREKMACDYVHQYKFANSLKKKPMLSIQSQLLYVLCRPVFVLLKRLTEEQMYNLERNPSKYQCLVRNISIDNRGSISEDEKTKPNISSKRKAPNDESDLNETKENEKIVFNEINVVELTNFEGKNLCDENNTTIIHSIKETTLCVKPPNEITVIDLCSSDEEENPCIFTSSDKNKDSMNCVSEDVTNSLLEKLSSNKFQLKSHICSTQQKSEWLSNNILNNDSENYTSKYHSTMLNTRTSLSPILESTP, from the exons ATAATTTTGAAGACATGAGATATTCAATGTTACAAGAACAAGAATATGGGGTAGCTTTACCTCAAAATCGATTGcccaatgaaataaatgaatctgTGACAATTGATACAGATACTATTGAaccagaaaataataatcctaTAGAAGAAGGTTCTATGGTATCAAATCTTCCTCTTTTGTTTGCCAATGGACACCCAACATCGctagaaaaaattacattg gcACAGTTAGAACGTTTTGTTACATTTATGGTACAGTGCTCTTTAGGTCATGATACCAATGAAGTGATCAGTGTACCACAATGGTGGCCAAAAgaagttaaattttcaaatccttTAATAAGACCTAAAAGAGTAAATGAT aattggatggctaatttgaaaaaattagtatttagATGTTATACATACCACAGAAGCGAATATCTTTTACGCTTTTGTTCATATCTTGCACGATATCCACAAGAAGATTTGGAATATGTCAACAATTGGGATTCCACGACAAGTTTATATCACAAAAATACTGGCAAATTATTAGTAacatttcgaaatgaaaatatg aattatgacaaaagagaaagaagtcctcgaaaaaagttattatcttGTAGTGGAGTAATTTCCTCTTATAATAAGTcaaaacaacaacaacattCCATGATGATGGTTGAACATCAACAAAACGTTGATTTATCAACGGAAGATATTTATCTATGTGACAATTGTGATGCTGAATTTATAGGCCTAGAGAAAATGAAG GAACACGAACGTGTATGTTATGAACAAGAACAAAACGGAAATAATTCGCGACCTACAACACCAGAATTGTCTATTATAGAACCTGAATTAAAACAAGATCAGTTCTTGGAATATTTTCAGTTGTGTTCAATAAACTCAGAATCTAAATCTGCTGAAAACAGCAATGGTGCTACaacagttaataataataataataacaataacaacattATTAGACGCACCTCCCGTCGTGTTCGCGGAGCTATCAATTTTACAAGATGTCCAactattcctttttcttctcccgcTGGTATATTATTAGctaaaaaatcaaaagcaATGACAGAAGAAACACAACAAGAAAGACTAGAAAGGATAGAAAGACATCTTATTGCTCCTGTTTTAAACAATTCATCTAGACCAAAGTGGTTAGAAGCAGATATTGATCATGATAAATGGATTGTTACATATAAACCAAATCGAGAAAAGATGGCATGTGATTATGttcatcaatataaatttgcaaattctcttaaaaaaaaaccaa tGTTAAGCATACAATCACAATTATTATACGTTCTTTGTCGACCtgtttttgttcttttaaaaCGATTAACCGAAGAACAAATGTATAATCTTGAACGAAATCCGTCAAAATATCAGTGTCttgttcgaaatatttcaatcgataACAGAGGATCGATATCAGaagatgaaaaaacaaaaccaAACATTTCTTCAAAACGTAAAGCTCCAAATGACGAAAGTGATTTAAACGagacgaaagaaaatgaaaaaatagttttcaatgaaattaatgttgTAGAGTTAACCAATTTCGAAGGTAAAAATCTTTGTGACGAAAATAATACGACTATCATTCATTCAATTAAAGAGACCACATTGTGTGTAAAACCACCGAATGAAATTACGGTGATTGATCTTTGCTCTtcagatgaagaagaaaatccatgtatttttacatcttcggataaaaataaagattcgatGAATTGTGTATCTGAAGATGTAACAAATTCGTTATTAGAAAAGCtttcttcgaataaatttcaattaaaatctcATATTTGTTCAACACAACAAAAAAGCGAATGGttgtcgaataatattttaaacaatgatAGTGAAAATTATACAAGCAAGTATCATAGTACAATGTTAAATACACGTACAAGTTTATCCCCAATCCTTGAATCAACACCATAA